From Zavarzinella sp., one genomic window encodes:
- a CDS encoding serine/threonine-protein kinase — protein sequence MPPTPTIDRTMQPFPGVKLHHRLGVGAFGEVWEGSYESGRRVALKFMGGKNGVVSQELKTIQALQRITHPHLLPTYQVCSIPKYIVIIMELADGNLLELCQVFKDEYGTGIPAELLGIYMAQVASALDHLNSRKHRFDHRTVGFVHRDIKPSNILLSGEQAKLCDFGFCTPIHANYQICHASGTPDFSPPEFYSNQITPNSDQYSFAVTYYYLRTGELPFPAVTKASFSHPSERKSPNLGGVSAVEAKILERALNPQPQHRWASCTELMQQIFTGLGMTYPTITENDATTMATPVESM from the coding sequence ATGCCTCCCACACCGACTATCGACCGAACAATGCAGCCATTTCCAGGTGTAAAATTGCATCACCGCCTGGGTGTGGGGGCGTTTGGTGAAGTCTGGGAAGGCAGTTATGAAAGCGGCAGACGTGTTGCACTGAAGTTCATGGGTGGTAAAAATGGTGTTGTTTCACAGGAATTGAAGACAATTCAGGCACTTCAGCGAATTACGCACCCGCATTTATTGCCCACCTATCAGGTGTGCAGCATACCAAAATATATTGTCATCATCATGGAACTGGCGGATGGGAACCTGCTGGAACTCTGTCAGGTGTTTAAAGATGAATACGGTACTGGCATACCTGCAGAATTATTAGGAATTTACATGGCCCAAGTAGCATCTGCTCTGGATCATTTAAATTCGCGGAAGCATCGTTTTGATCACCGAACGGTGGGATTTGTCCATCGAGATATCAAACCGAGCAATATCCTTTTGTCTGGAGAACAGGCGAAATTGTGTGATTTTGGCTTCTGCACCCCAATTCATGCAAACTACCAGATTTGTCATGCCTCTGGAACACCAGACTTCTCCCCTCCGGAATTTTATTCGAATCAAATTACTCCGAATTCGGACCAGTATTCATTTGCAGTTACGTATTATTATCTGCGAACGGGGGAATTACCTTTCCCTGCGGTTACAAAAGCCTCTTTTTCACATCCAAGCGAACGAAAATCACCCAACCTCGGTGGTGTCAGTGCTGTGGAAGCCAAAATTCTGGAACGAGCACTCAATCCACAGCCGCAGCACCGGTGGGCTAGTTGCACCGAATTGATGCAGCAAATTTTTACTGGTCTGGGAATGACTTACCCGACAATTACCGAAAACGATGCCACCACGATGGCAACACCAGTAGAATCAATGTAA
- a CDS encoding tetratricopeptide repeat protein: protein MSHLMHKVLVVGLLLITVPTFYGAEPTKEELTKTVLELNRLTGTTSMTKRLVELARDEQLSKKLIPVAVELSKAKKRDINYNALFVMGRLAQNFKLSDDAVQLYRAASEEATKVGSASKIVDVFDSLIDLYAATKKYDEAIQACQEFLEIPIDDPESPISRMKPFIMEKMVMNVARKGKIDEAVALADRLVEDDRGGWYFVRLKGDVLREGEKYKEAAEAYELSLSRLKKFDRLEKEQRDRIGQRIRYILSSVYVSMKDLDKGITILEELVKEDPKNPTYLNDLGFTLADHDKRLDDAEKLIRQAIEFDREERKAIENLPKDLDVDNAAYLDSLGWVLFKKKKYQEALKELEAAVKLEDGAHIEIYDHLAETYKALGQTNKAVEMWKKALKLEDISKSDQERRKAIQKKLDSNRDD from the coding sequence ATGAGCCATTTGATGCACAAAGTGCTGGTTGTTGGATTGCTGTTGATTACCGTTCCAACGTTTTATGGTGCGGAACCGACCAAAGAAGAGTTAACCAAGACCGTTCTCGAATTGAATCGCTTGACCGGTACTACTTCGATGACAAAACGACTGGTGGAACTGGCTCGTGATGAACAACTTAGTAAAAAGCTCATTCCAGTTGCTGTTGAACTCAGTAAGGCAAAGAAGCGCGACATCAATTACAACGCACTTTTTGTAATGGGCAGACTGGCACAAAACTTCAAATTGTCGGACGATGCAGTTCAGCTATACCGCGCAGCATCTGAAGAAGCTACGAAAGTGGGGAGTGCATCCAAAATCGTAGATGTGTTCGATTCTTTAATCGACCTTTATGCTGCCACAAAAAAATACGACGAAGCAATTCAAGCCTGCCAGGAATTTCTGGAAATCCCTATCGATGATCCGGAAAGTCCAATCTCTCGGATGAAACCGTTCATCATGGAAAAGATGGTGATGAATGTGGCGCGTAAAGGCAAAATTGATGAAGCTGTCGCACTCGCCGACAGACTCGTCGAAGATGACCGTGGAGGCTGGTATTTTGTCCGCTTGAAAGGGGACGTGTTAAGAGAAGGTGAAAAATATAAAGAAGCTGCGGAAGCCTATGAACTTTCGCTCAGCAGGTTGAAGAAGTTCGATCGATTGGAAAAAGAGCAGCGAGACCGCATCGGCCAGCGAATTCGCTACATTTTAAGCAGTGTTTACGTATCGATGAAAGATCTCGACAAAGGGATTACTATTCTGGAAGAACTGGTTAAAGAGGATCCCAAAAATCCCACCTATCTGAATGATTTAGGTTTTACTCTGGCTGACCACGATAAACGCCTTGATGATGCTGAAAAACTGATTCGCCAGGCAATTGAATTTGATCGTGAAGAACGCAAGGCAATCGAAAACCTGCCCAAAGATCTTGATGTCGACAATGCTGCTTACCTGGATAGCCTGGGATGGGTACTCTTCAAGAAAAAGAAATATCAGGAAGCATTAAAGGAGTTGGAAGCAGCCGTCAAACTGGAGGACGGTGCTCACATCGAAATTTATGATCACCTGGCCGAGACTTATAAAGCGCTGGGTCAAACGAACAAAGCCGTCGAAATGTGGAAAAAAGCGTTAAAACTGGAAGATATTTCTAAAAGTGACCAGGAGCGACGCAAAGCGATTCAAAAGAAGCTAGACAGCAATCGGGACGATTGA
- a CDS encoding sigma-70 family RNA polymerase sigma factor, whose translation MDQSEEFNTNQLIIITNRLKAGDDTAYDQLVKQVEVRLQFLTRKMLRRFPSVRQMEETGDVMNMMHQRLWRRLKSKDIQSTKEFFHLASWELANELKSLARKYLGANGWYQNIREIDPEVAKNIPENLTSAENSDLDHWFSFHETVLKLPELERDIFCLVFYHGIDKEAIAEMYGKDSRTIRRWYCNAITQLQEKLQDKLPELDRLD comes from the coding sequence ATGGACCAGTCTGAAGAGTTTAATACGAATCAATTGATCATTATCACCAACCGCTTAAAGGCTGGTGATGACACTGCCTACGATCAACTCGTCAAGCAAGTTGAAGTGCGTCTTCAGTTTTTGACTCGAAAGATGCTTCGTAGATTTCCATCTGTGCGGCAGATGGAAGAAACGGGCGATGTCATGAACATGATGCACCAACGGCTTTGGCGGAGGCTGAAAAGCAAAGATATCCAATCAACAAAAGAATTTTTTCATCTGGCAAGCTGGGAGTTGGCTAATGAACTCAAAAGCTTAGCCAGAAAGTACTTAGGGGCAAACGGGTGGTATCAGAACATCCGCGAAATTGATCCCGAAGTGGCTAAGAATATACCTGAAAATTTGACCTCTGCAGAAAATTCGGATCTCGATCACTGGTTTTCGTTCCATGAAACAGTGCTGAAACTCCCTGAATTGGAGCGGGACATTTTTTGCCTCGTTTTCTATCACGGTATCGATAAAGAAGCGATTGCTGAAATGTATGGTAAAGATTCTCGCACCATCCGGCGGTGGTATTGTAACGCCATAACACAATTACAGGAAAAGTTACAGGACAAACTGCCAGAATTAGACCGTTTGGACTAA
- the trmB gene encoding tRNA (guanosine(46)-N7)-methyltransferase TrmB, whose translation MRHRQRLEIDQLTPVLFETSPETTGRLVWEQLFGNNNPIEIEVGFGKGLFLLNNATQHPEKNYFGIEIVRKYQLLTAARVIHADLQNIRLACGDANCFLRDRIPAHSVSTLHIYFPDPWWKARHRKRRVFTVEFVNHVWQSLLPGGHFHIATDVEEYFRVMQEVMQESSSIYQPIELPALPAGEHEKDFLTNFERKYRKEGRPIYRASYVALVQTV comes from the coding sequence GTGCGGCACCGCCAACGTCTTGAAATTGACCAACTTACTCCAGTGTTATTTGAAACCTCTCCTGAAACCACTGGTAGGCTGGTATGGGAACAGTTATTTGGTAACAACAATCCCATTGAAATCGAGGTGGGTTTTGGCAAAGGGTTATTTCTGCTGAATAATGCCACCCAACACCCGGAGAAAAACTACTTTGGCATTGAAATCGTGCGGAAATATCAATTGCTGACGGCCGCACGGGTAATCCATGCTGATCTTCAGAACATCCGGCTTGCCTGTGGGGATGCGAATTGTTTTCTCAGAGACCGGATTCCAGCACATAGTGTCAGCACATTGCACATCTATTTTCCTGATCCGTGGTGGAAAGCTCGCCACCGAAAGCGGCGAGTGTTTACCGTAGAATTTGTGAACCACGTCTGGCAGTCGCTATTGCCAGGTGGGCATTTTCACATTGCAACGGATGTAGAAGAATATTTTAGAGTAATGCAGGAGGTAATGCAGGAATCGAGTTCCATTTATCAACCAATTGAACTTCCAGCATTACCTGCAGGAGAGCACGAAAAAGACTTTTTGACCAATTTCGAAAGAAAATATCGCAAGGAAGGTCGGCCAATTTATCGGGCTAGTTATGTCGCATTAGTCCAAACGGTCTAA
- a CDS encoding 3-hydroxyacyl-ACP dehydratase FabZ family protein — translation MRHQPFIDLQPYYNAAPIATREEIRKFLPHRDHMEHLTAVVHLDTTNHILVGYKDVLEDEFWTSGHMPGYPILPGVLMIEAAAQLLCYYVLKTGLLSDVLLGLGGVENARFRTSVRPGERLYLLCKGNRVDRRQMNFTAQGFVNDKMAFQCDVIGMVIPGQDYLKITSNE, via the coding sequence ATGAGACACCAGCCTTTCATCGATCTTCAACCGTACTACAATGCGGCCCCGATCGCAACTCGAGAAGAGATTCGTAAGTTCCTGCCACACCGCGATCACATGGAACACCTGACTGCGGTGGTGCATTTGGATACCACCAACCACATTCTGGTGGGGTACAAGGATGTGTTGGAAGATGAGTTCTGGACTTCCGGTCACATGCCAGGCTATCCCATCCTGCCTGGCGTTTTAATGATCGAAGCTGCAGCACAACTATTGTGTTATTACGTGCTGAAAACGGGCTTGCTTTCCGATGTGCTTCTGGGTCTGGGTGGGGTTGAAAATGCCCGTTTTCGCACCAGCGTCCGCCCTGGCGAGCGACTGTACCTGCTTTGCAAGGGAAATCGCGTTGACCGTAGACAGATGAACTTTACCGCACAAGGATTTGTCAACGACAAAATGGCTTTTCAGTGCGATGTAATCGGTATGGTGATTCCTGGACAGGATTATTTGAAAATAACATCTAATGAATAG
- a CDS encoding HAD family hydrolase: MGVTLLQYAESLDQRKLPWPSPPAPIPVKAKPSTAPVPGIRLVLWNTYGTLLNIAGGDLRHQVDDDFMMNIALDKTITEFKMWGSMSRKPGQPAEYMKEIYKKVFTEFQFAGSDVKLPEIASHRVWEAIIGKLFQKEYKYDTTFYGDPNEFSQKVAFFFHRSLQGTAAYPHAATAIKEIAQLGIKQGVLSNGQVFTLPHLQYCLTQQSPGFDFQAILQEQHSVVSFKASARKPEDKVFEQSIEMIEQMGISPGQVLHIGNSIPRDLMPAKQWGMKTALFAGDRTSLEATSDDLKHPASRPDALLTQLIDIIPLLGH; this comes from the coding sequence ATGGGTGTTACCTTACTTCAGTATGCGGAATCGCTTGATCAGAGGAAACTCCCCTGGCCTTCTCCCCCTGCCCCGATTCCGGTAAAGGCGAAACCAAGTACCGCACCTGTTCCAGGTATCCGACTCGTGTTGTGGAACACATACGGAACTCTACTGAATATCGCAGGTGGGGATTTGCGTCATCAAGTTGATGATGACTTCATGATGAACATCGCGCTGGATAAAACGATCACCGAGTTTAAGATGTGGGGTTCAATGAGCAGGAAACCTGGTCAGCCTGCGGAATACATGAAAGAAATCTACAAAAAGGTATTCACAGAATTTCAATTTGCCGGTAGTGATGTGAAATTGCCGGAAATTGCTTCCCATCGTGTCTGGGAGGCGATTATTGGAAAGCTCTTCCAGAAAGAGTACAAATACGACACCACTTTCTACGGTGATCCGAACGAATTTTCGCAAAAAGTAGCCTTTTTCTTTCACCGCTCGTTACAAGGCACTGCTGCTTACCCCCACGCTGCAACGGCGATCAAAGAAATTGCGCAACTGGGCATCAAACAAGGTGTTCTCTCGAACGGCCAGGTGTTCACTTTACCCCACCTTCAGTATTGCCTGACGCAGCAATCCCCAGGATTCGATTTTCAGGCGATCTTGCAGGAACAGCATTCTGTTGTTTCATTCAAAGCTTCTGCCAGAAAACCGGAAGACAAAGTTTTCGAACAATCAATAGAAATGATTGAACAAATGGGAATATCTCCTGGTCAAGTGCTTCATATTGGCAACAGTATTCCTCGCGATCTGATGCCGGCTAAACAGTGGGGGATGAAAACGGCGTTATTTGCCGGTGATCGAACTAGTTTGGAGGCAACCAGTGATGATTTAAAACATCCTGCTTCTCGCCCCGATGCCCTGTTAACGCAGCTAATTGATATCATTCCGCTTTTGGGTCACTAA